A part of Chloroflexota bacterium genomic DNA contains:
- a CDS encoding MFS transporter has protein sequence METNAETIAVSPEKKKERARTLLALSFGYFIDQGEGQAMSVLFPTLQKLWGLSYGNLGLISTIRNLLQALSAPFWGFISDKMSRKMVILFGTGIWGLWTAAVGLTNNFGQLLVIRAISGIGLGCLMPATFSIMSDTFPPKDRGKALGMLEATGIFGIIVATIGLGFLASPELWRYGYFLLGGFSVISGIVVWFFVKEPIRGEAEPELTGKITEKDAAKFGIKFSDLGKVLKIPTIWVAIAQGLAGSMPWVVMASFFITWLVNERGIPESQATIVFAGIVFGTVFSNIIGGFLGDWADRLSPKYGRTVVGQISIVSGIPLTYILFTRTADWPLWAIIALSFFTALMISWPGKGAKEPMMQGVTPPELRATAFSMTTFIESGFAALVGVVAGNLGDKIGLTKAMIWTIPFPWIICAIVFSLFYITYPKDSAKLRQLMADRAEMISSQKLSE, from the coding sequence ATGGAAACTAATGCAGAAACAATTGCAGTCAGCCCGGAAAAGAAGAAAGAACGCGCTCGAACACTGCTAGCGCTATCCTTCGGCTATTTCATCGATCAGGGAGAAGGACAAGCCATGTCCGTTCTCTTCCCGACCTTACAGAAGCTCTGGGGCCTTTCATACGGCAACCTGGGGTTGATCAGCACCATCCGTAACTTGCTTCAGGCCCTCTCAGCACCATTTTGGGGCTTTATCTCAGATAAGATGTCCCGTAAGATGGTCATCCTCTTTGGAACCGGCATTTGGGGCCTGTGGACGGCTGCTGTGGGGCTCACCAATAACTTTGGGCAATTACTAGTCATTCGTGCTATCTCCGGAATTGGGTTGGGATGTCTAATGCCGGCCACGTTCTCGATCATGTCCGACACTTTCCCGCCGAAGGATCGGGGGAAGGCTTTAGGCATGTTGGAAGCTACCGGCATTTTTGGCATTATTGTAGCAACCATTGGCCTGGGGTTCCTGGCCTCACCCGAGCTTTGGCGATACGGCTACTTCCTGTTGGGTGGATTTAGTGTCATCTCTGGCATTGTGGTGTGGTTCTTCGTGAAGGAACCTATCCGTGGCGAGGCTGAACCTGAGCTCACAGGAAAGATCACCGAGAAAGATGCTGCAAAATTTGGGATCAAATTTTCAGATCTCGGAAAAGTACTGAAAATCCCGACCATTTGGGTTGCGATTGCTCAAGGTCTGGCTGGTTCGATGCCTTGGGTGGTAATGGCTTCCTTTTTCATCACCTGGCTGGTCAATGAACGAGGTATTCCAGAGAGTCAGGCTACGATTGTCTTTGCCGGGATCGTCTTTGGCACTGTTTTCTCAAATATCATCGGCGGCTTTCTGGGAGACTGGGCGGATCGGCTCAGCCCGAAATACGGCCGTACGGTCGTCGGTCAGATATCGATTGTTTCAGGTATTCCGCTGACCTATATCCTCTTCACACGGACCGCTGACTGGCCGCTTTGGGCCATTATTGCCCTCAGTTTCTTCACCGCCCTGATGATCAGCTGGCCTGGCAAGGGCGCCAAGGAACCCATGATGCAAGGCGTCACTCCGCCAGAATTACGGGCCACAGCCTTCTCAATGACAACCTTCATCGAAAGTGGCTTTGCTGCTTTGGTGGGTGTGGTTGCTGGTAATTTGGGAGATAAGATCGGCCTGACAAAGGCGATGATCTGGACTATCCCTTTCCCCTGGATCATTTGCGCCATTGTTTTCAGCCTGTTCTATATCACATATCCAAAAGATTCAGCCAAACTTCGCCAATTGATGGCGGATAGGGCTGAGATGATCTCAAGTCAGAAGCTCTCTGAATAG
- a CDS encoding DUF5110 domain-containing protein, whose translation MTLNYLKRDFHPFTPPESIVRIGAARFSVLTSKLIRMEYDPEQRFEDRPTQVFWHRNLPTPDFTVDQATDHLILETEHLLLDYHPSDIGFNPYNLSITLKETGFTWHYGMENKSNLLGTVRTLDEVNGATVLEPGLISRNGWSVVDDSDSLVFTDEGWLAPRETGAIIKDLYFFGYGHQYTDCIVDFQELSGKTPVIPRFALGNWWSRYWAYSQDELTDLMGDFKAHDVPLSVCIIDMDWHIVDTGNESSGWTGYTWNPALFPDPEGFLDGLHNLGLESALNLHPALGIHPHEQAYPDMAERMGGDPKTKEPIPFDIANPDFTEAYFDLLHHPLEEIGVDFWWMDWQQGTNSSLAGLDPLFWLNHLHFYDRNRDGVRRPFIFSRWGGLGSQRYPIGFSGDTIVSWKSLQFQPYFTATAANVSYGWWSHDIGGHMGGVVEPELYLRWLQYGVFSPIMRLHSTNNPYQERRPWAFDAETTIHTTHTMQLRHALIPYLYTTAWKNYSDGILPIRPMYHLYPEENNAYLCPNEYAFGSELIAAPFTTPQDVSTQSSRQVIWLPEGDWFDLAYGEHFPGNGWISYYGALADIPVFAKAGAILPMGPFKGWDNVGPPKDLTLHIYPGADNIFELYEDDGVSTAYQQGKYALSRIEQKWLGSKLKLFIKSPANLATYCPEKRNYQVIFHSLQKPDEIIARLDGKVNEVETQFDASKRTLTLPGFEIPPGSTFSIELSAVEDLMDQSDRRKARLDKLIQRFRLNTNAKDRLHHQLDEFLLNPTLLMAYADYMTQPQLLAFIETWLGTQSELISSDPNEAFNRIINQLYGH comes from the coding sequence ATGACGCTCAATTACCTTAAACGCGATTTTCATCCATTCACCCCGCCAGAATCAATCGTTCGGATTGGTGCGGCTCGCTTTTCTGTTCTCACATCAAAGCTCATCAGGATGGAATATGATCCCGAACAACGGTTTGAGGATCGCCCCACCCAAGTGTTCTGGCATCGGAACCTCCCTACGCCTGACTTTACAGTTGATCAAGCCACCGATCATCTTATTCTTGAAACTGAACATCTGCTCCTTGACTATCACCCTTCAGACATTGGATTCAATCCATATAACCTTTCAATTACGCTGAAAGAGACCGGTTTCACCTGGCATTATGGCATGGAGAACAAGAGCAATTTGTTAGGTACGGTTCGCACACTGGATGAGGTGAATGGCGCAACGGTGTTGGAGCCAGGACTGATCTCCCGGAACGGCTGGTCTGTTGTGGATGATAGCGACTCTCTGGTCTTTACAGATGAAGGCTGGCTGGCTCCCAGGGAGACCGGTGCTATCATCAAAGACCTATATTTCTTTGGCTATGGCCATCAATATACCGACTGCATTGTTGATTTTCAGGAGCTCTCAGGGAAAACGCCCGTCATCCCCCGTTTTGCTTTGGGAAATTGGTGGAGCCGTTACTGGGCCTATAGTCAGGATGAACTGACTGACCTGATGGGAGATTTCAAAGCACACGATGTGCCTCTCTCTGTCTGTATTATTGACATGGACTGGCATATTGTGGATACCGGTAATGAATCCTCAGGCTGGACGGGCTATACCTGGAACCCGGCCCTTTTCCCAGATCCCGAAGGTTTCCTGGATGGACTTCACAATCTGGGACTTGAATCAGCGCTAAATCTGCATCCTGCCTTGGGCATCCATCCTCATGAGCAGGCTTATCCGGACATGGCGGAACGGATGGGGGGCGATCCAAAAACAAAAGAACCTATCCCCTTTGACATCGCCAATCCGGATTTCACAGAAGCCTATTTTGACCTCCTGCATCATCCTCTTGAGGAAATCGGTGTTGATTTCTGGTGGATGGATTGGCAGCAGGGCACCAACTCCTCCTTGGCCGGGTTGGACCCGCTATTCTGGCTCAATCACCTGCATTTCTATGACCGCAACCGCGATGGTGTTCGGCGTCCTTTCATCTTCTCTCGCTGGGGTGGCCTGGGAAGCCAGCGTTACCCCATTGGCTTTTCCGGAGACACCATCGTCAGCTGGAAATCCCTGCAATTTCAACCCTACTTCACCGCAACGGCTGCTAATGTGTCCTATGGCTGGTGGTCGCATGATATTGGCGGGCATATGGGCGGCGTCGTAGAGCCCGAACTCTACCTGCGCTGGCTGCAATATGGCGTTTTCAGCCCGATCATGCGCCTGCACTCAACCAACAATCCCTACCAGGAACGGCGTCCCTGGGCATTTGATGCCGAAACAACCATCCATACCACTCACACCATGCAGCTGCGCCATGCGCTGATCCCTTATCTCTACACAACAGCCTGGAAGAACTATTCGGATGGAATATTGCCAATCCGTCCCATGTATCATCTCTATCCGGAAGAGAACAATGCCTATCTCTGCCCGAACGAATATGCCTTTGGGAGTGAACTGATTGCCGCACCTTTCACTACACCTCAGGATGTGTCCACCCAATCCAGCCGCCAGGTCATCTGGCTGCCCGAGGGTGATTGGTTTGATCTTGCCTACGGAGAACATTTTCCGGGCAATGGCTGGATTAGCTATTACGGCGCCTTGGCAGATATCCCGGTCTTTGCCAAAGCCGGCGCTATCCTCCCAATGGGGCCTTTCAAGGGCTGGGACAACGTCGGCCCACCGAAAGATTTAACCCTCCATATTTATCCAGGTGCAGATAACATCTTTGAACTTTACGAGGATGATGGCGTCTCTACCGCCTATCAACAGGGAAAGTACGCCCTCTCACGCATTGAGCAGAAGTGGTTGGGGTCAAAACTAAAACTATTTATTAAATCTCCGGCTAATCTCGCGACATATTGTCCTGAAAAACGGAACTATCAGGTGATCTTCCATAGCCTCCAGAAACCAGATGAAATCATCGCCCGTCTGGATGGAAAAGTGAATGAGGTTGAGACTCAATTTGATGCCAGCAAGCGGACGCTGACTCTACCCGGGTTTGAAATCCCCCCAGGGTCAACATTCTCCATAGAGCTCTCTGCAGTAGAAGATTTGATGGATCAATCCGATCGGCGTAAGGCCAGACTGGATAAGCTGATCCAAAGGTTCAGGCTCAATACGAATGCTAAAGATCGGCTGCATCATCAATTGGATGAATTCCTTTTGAATCCCACCCTGCTCATGGCCTATGCCGACTACATGACCCAACCCCAACTGCTGGCATTTATTGAAACCTGGTTGGGTACGCAATCCGAGCTCATTTCATCAGACCCTAATGAGGCCTTTAATAGGATCATCAACCAACTTTACGGCCATTAG
- a CDS encoding NAD(+)/NADH kinase translates to MGAYRHAIVFYNEKSGQCTSTHPRAEIERFLIDHQIQYHILLVPQNKAKLREEVALLIQHGVDLAIAAGGDGTVSIATDLLMPYSLPLFILPLGTGNLLAKELKIPLRLENALNLITSTDNRSFTLDTFSCDNQFYIMNLSVGVSSQVMEVTPTEEKKRFGFFAYFKHFIEQVLGLELKRVVINHDGVKETFMASEVMVTNSRLIAINPLEWAEDVFIDDGVLDLFIVRAANLTDIIGFVHSIFTKRIWQNPIVHHFKIQDRCTIETAHPFPVQADGDLVGKTPVEVIVHPKSLRVFIPSNEVGKIR, encoded by the coding sequence ATGGGTGCATATCGTCACGCGATCGTTTTTTATAATGAAAAATCGGGTCAATGTACGAGCACCCATCCACGCGCAGAGATTGAACGATTCTTAATAGACCATCAAATTCAATACCATATACTTCTCGTGCCTCAAAACAAAGCTAAACTACGCGAAGAAGTGGCTTTATTAATCCAACACGGTGTTGACCTCGCTATAGCGGCGGGCGGCGACGGTACAGTCTCAATTGCCACTGATCTGCTGATGCCTTACAGCCTTCCGCTGTTTATTCTGCCACTGGGCACCGGCAACCTGCTGGCGAAAGAATTAAAGATTCCTCTTCGGCTGGAAAACGCTTTAAATCTCATTACGTCCACCGACAACCGCAGCTTCACCCTGGATACTTTTTCCTGTGATAATCAGTTTTACATTATGAACCTCAGCGTAGGCGTGTCGTCCCAAGTTATGGAAGTGACCCCCACCGAGGAGAAGAAGCGCTTTGGCTTCTTTGCCTATTTCAAACATTTTATTGAGCAAGTCCTTGGGCTGGAGCTTAAACGAGTGGTTATCAACCATGATGGGGTCAAAGAGACTTTCATGGCGTCGGAAGTGATGGTCACCAATAGCCGCCTGATCGCGATCAATCCATTGGAATGGGCCGAAGATGTCTTTATTGATGATGGGGTACTTGATCTTTTTATCGTCCGGGCGGCCAACCTGACGGATATCATCGGTTTTGTACATTCCATCTTCACGAAACGCATCTGGCAGAATCCGATTGTTCACCATTTCAAAATCCAGGATAGGTGCACCATCGAGACAGCCCACCCATTTCCAGTTCAGGCTGATGGCGATTTAGTGGGCAAAACGCCGGTTGAAGTCATCGTTCACCCAAAATCACTCAGGGTCTTTATTCCTTCCAATGAAGTCGGTAAAATTAGATAA
- a CDS encoding NAD(P)/FAD-dependent oxidoreductase codes for MKKYDYIIIGGGMTGSSAVMGIREIDPEGTIAMFSRDKFGPYNRPPLTKGLWKKGKVDDIMRPIEKYNVALFLEDKITAIHPNEKWVESQNGEKFTYDKLLLATGGHPNHLRDMPEGVIYYRTLSDFEKLSQLVETKQNFCVIGAGFIGSEISAAINQQGKSVTMIFPEVGIAGRIFPDGLSKFMNKYYHQKGVKVLAGHLVKAVEKQGDKFLVTYVNTETNVEFSTAFDGVVIGVGIKPNIYLAEEAGLAVDNGIVVNEFLQTDNPDIYAAGDVANFFNVDLGKRTRVEHEDSANTMGMLAGKNMAGEHLRYDHFPFFYSDLFDMGYEALGELHKEAEIVEDWIEPHQKGAIVYLEDHKVRGAIFWNLWGKVDLGREIISEGKTYTKETIKGVFTAE; via the coding sequence ATGAAAAAATATGACTATATAATTATCGGCGGTGGGATGACAGGCTCCTCAGCCGTGATGGGTATCCGGGAAATTGACCCGGAAGGCACAATCGCCATGTTTTCCAGAGATAAGTTCGGACCCTATAACCGCCCTCCACTTACCAAAGGTCTTTGGAAAAAAGGCAAAGTGGACGACATCATGCGCCCAATAGAGAAATACAATGTGGCGTTGTTCCTGGAGGACAAAATCACGGCTATCCACCCCAATGAAAAATGGGTTGAAAGCCAAAACGGTGAAAAGTTTACCTATGACAAGCTGCTCCTGGCCACGGGTGGTCACCCTAACCATCTCCGTGATATGCCAGAAGGCGTCATCTATTACCGAACACTCTCTGATTTTGAGAAACTGAGCCAGCTTGTGGAGACCAAACAGAATTTCTGTGTGATCGGTGCAGGGTTCATTGGGTCTGAGATTTCTGCTGCGATCAATCAGCAAGGCAAATCGGTCACGATGATCTTCCCTGAGGTCGGGATAGCAGGACGGATCTTCCCGGATGGCCTTTCTAAATTCATGAATAAGTATTATCATCAAAAGGGTGTGAAAGTCCTGGCTGGGCATCTTGTGAAAGCTGTCGAAAAACAAGGGGACAAGTTCCTTGTGACTTATGTCAATACGGAAACCAACGTTGAATTTTCCACCGCTTTTGACGGTGTTGTGATTGGTGTTGGGATCAAGCCCAATATCTACCTTGCGGAAGAGGCCGGGCTTGCAGTGGATAATGGCATCGTTGTCAACGAATTCCTCCAAACGGACAACCCGGACATCTATGCCGCCGGGGATGTTGCCAATTTCTTCAATGTGGATCTCGGTAAGCGAACCCGGGTAGAGCATGAGGATAGCGCCAACACCATGGGCATGCTGGCCGGGAAGAATATGGCAGGTGAACACCTTAGGTATGACCACTTCCCCTTCTTCTATTCTGACCTTTTCGATATGGGTTATGAAGCCTTGGGTGAACTGCATAAAGAAGCTGAAATCGTTGAGGATTGGATTGAACCCCATCAGAAAGGCGCTATTGTCTATCTTGAGGACCATAAAGTCAGAGGCGCTATCTTCTGGAACCTCTGGGGCAAAGTGGATCTGGGTCGGGAAATTATTTCAGAAGGAAAAACCTACACGAAGGAAACAATAAAAGGGGTATTTACTGCCGAATAG
- a CDS encoding twin-arginine translocase TatA/TatE family subunit: MEIFNIGILEFLFILLLAFIILGPKKAVELAGEVGRWVKDFVKSPFWREIVNTSRDIKDIPRKLMDDAEVQQTINEINRTTTEVNQQFQQDTVGTILPPPISTHPDTPDDDITDKP, translated from the coding sequence ATGGAAATCTTCAATATCGGTATTCTTGAGTTTCTATTCATCCTCCTGCTGGCATTCATCATCCTTGGCCCCAAAAAGGCTGTTGAGCTTGCTGGAGAGGTGGGGCGCTGGGTGAAAGACTTCGTCAAATCACCATTTTGGCGGGAAATTGTCAATACCTCAAGAGATATCAAAGATATACCTCGGAAATTGATGGACGATGCTGAAGTACAGCAGACGATCAACGAGATCAACCGAACGACCACCGAAGTCAATCAGCAGTTCCAACAGGATACGGTAGGCACCATTCTACCGCCACCAATTTCTACCCATCCTGACACCCCTGACGACGATATAACGGATAAACCATAA
- a CDS encoding twin-arginine translocase TatA/TatE family subunit has protein sequence MLGNIRWPELLLFLVIILLVFGVGRISKVAGELGSGIRAFKKGISGEEQDKKENETDSSKDSDD, from the coding sequence ATGCTTGGAAATATTAGATGGCCTGAACTGTTATTGTTTCTGGTGATCATTCTGTTAGTCTTTGGCGTTGGTCGGATCAGCAAGGTCGCAGGCGAACTGGGCAGCGGTATCCGTGCTTTCAAGAAGGGTATTTCGGGGGAAGAACAGGATAAAAAAGAGAACGAAACCGATTCATCCAAAGACTCAGACGACTAA
- the tatC gene encoding twin-arginine translocase subunit TatC, translating to MTNDQQEMSFWQHLTELRKRLLFAVIGIVIGVIITLIFANSILELLAQPIGGFESLLSIEVTENIGVFMRVTLLGGFILSLPFTFLQIYLFVQPALKPAERRWVLLAVPLAVVLFLIGAGFSYFVMLPNAIPVLVQFYGPEVLPKWKDYVDFVTSLIFWSGISFEMPLAAFVLARIGVVSATQLLKSWRIALIVIAFAAAVITPTGDPINMIILMVPLILLFALSILLAALAKKDKQGE from the coding sequence ATGACAAACGATCAGCAAGAAATGTCCTTCTGGCAGCACCTGACTGAACTGCGCAAGCGGTTGCTGTTCGCCGTCATCGGTATCGTGATCGGCGTCATCATCACGTTGATATTTGCAAACAGCATTTTGGAACTATTGGCACAACCAATCGGTGGATTTGAATCACTTTTATCCATTGAAGTCACTGAAAATATCGGTGTGTTCATGCGGGTGACTTTGTTGGGTGGCTTCATTCTCTCCCTACCATTCACCTTTTTACAGATTTACCTTTTTGTTCAGCCCGCCTTGAAACCCGCTGAACGACGCTGGGTTTTACTGGCAGTTCCTCTGGCAGTGGTGCTATTCCTGATCGGGGCGGGATTTTCCTACTTTGTGATGCTGCCGAACGCCATCCCCGTATTGGTTCAGTTTTATGGACCGGAAGTATTGCCAAAGTGGAAAGATTATGTTGATTTCGTCACCAGCCTGATCTTTTGGTCGGGGATCAGCTTTGAAATGCCCTTGGCTGCGTTTGTTTTAGCTCGAATTGGGGTGGTATCAGCAACTCAGCTACTGAAAAGCTGGCGAATTGCGTTGATCGTGATCGCATTTGCGGCGGCAGTCATCACCCCCACCGGTGATCCGATTAACATGATCATATTGATGGTGCCATTGATACTCTTATTTGCTTTGAGTATACTATTAGCAGCTTTAGCGAAGAAAGATAAGCAAGGAGAATAA
- a CDS encoding DUF4981 domain-containing protein, whose product MFNLEDPHLIQINAHKPPTWFLPFSSPDSPIPYTPEDTDRALSLNGDWNFRFFTSPTQVPEDIASGIEKADEITVPGCWELSGYDRPQYVNVLYPFPVDPPHVPNENPTGVYQRTFTLPADWASYAIHLTFLGVSSAFEVYLDGQFIGASQGSRLTSEFDLSPHLKDHSEHLLTVIVYKWSAGAYLEDQDQWRLHGIFRDVYLTARPKQHLEDVQITADYDYLSGSGSLNIDMLAKDGQSLPINIRVLSPIRECLIEDQAKSNQPYSKIVENVLPWSAEEPNLYKVILETLDSDDNVLEVIGYQIGFRTIEIHDQQLWLNGRPILLKGVNRHEFDPDTGWTVSVKSMEKDVRLMKQANINTVRNSHYPNHPYWYTLCDKYGLYLVDEADLETHGFQITGNWEELSNNEDWLPAYLDRAERMVSQNRNHPSVIIWSLGNESGCGTNHERMAAWIRENDPTRPIHYEGAGDADFVDMVSTMYPTVKSIRKAGENKGDDPRPYFICEYAHAMGNGPGSLREYWETIHAYPRLIGGCVWDWVDQGLRNPDQAPAEADFLYGGDFGDVPNDGNFCINGLVDSDRNPHPGLAELKYWLQPVSLGNVNPDDGTFTIENHYAFLSLEHLRVTYSLETQDEILLEGELPLPKIAAGDSQLISLPALKALAADGNPGILNLSFSLAEACSWAPKGHIIARTQHFLNENSPQPAETNSEATSFAVSSTLESIQLSSPLQAFTVDKATGWIGSWVINGSEILLSPLQLNIWRAPTDNDVQVAKEWILDGLDRTHSRLDSLSVEEMPEEIRIITKGTLAADGFKPHSAYEVTYHFKADEALQIDLHFTSLRLQTRLPRLGFTAQLAHSYEDVTWFGRGPHESYPDMKDSALIGHYSVKTKDLFHSYVRPQENGNRSEVRWVRFGGKSVEDILFIGKPTLNFNAQYVSLESLPRANHPSELHWEEAPHIYIDAAQTGLGSNSCGPDTLSKYQFNPDEMVFSFVVRINKNI is encoded by the coding sequence ATGTTCAATCTTGAGGACCCTCACCTGATTCAAATCAACGCGCATAAACCTCCCACCTGGTTTCTCCCTTTCTCGTCACCCGATTCCCCAATACCTTATACACCAGAAGATACCGACCGGGCCCTCAGTCTCAATGGCGACTGGAATTTTCGCTTTTTCACCAGTCCAACCCAGGTCCCGGAAGATATCGCCTCAGGTATTGAGAAAGCCGACGAGATAACCGTACCGGGCTGCTGGGAGCTTTCTGGTTATGACCGGCCGCAATATGTCAATGTCCTTTATCCTTTCCCGGTGGATCCACCGCATGTGCCGAATGAAAATCCAACTGGTGTATACCAGCGGACGTTCACCCTGCCTGCTGATTGGGCTTCCTATGCCATTCATCTCACCTTCCTTGGCGTAAGTTCTGCCTTTGAGGTCTATCTGGACGGTCAATTCATCGGTGCAAGCCAGGGCAGTCGATTAACCTCAGAATTCGACCTCAGTCCTCATCTCAAGGATCATTCCGAACACCTTCTCACCGTCATTGTCTACAAATGGTCTGCAGGTGCCTATCTGGAAGACCAGGATCAATGGCGGCTGCATGGCATCTTTCGGGATGTCTATCTGACCGCCCGCCCCAAACAGCACCTTGAAGATGTCCAAATCACAGCGGATTACGACTACCTCTCAGGGTCTGGTAGCCTGAATATCGACATGCTGGCAAAAGACGGTCAAAGCTTGCCGATTAATATCAGGGTTCTCTCCCCAATTCGTGAATGCCTTATTGAGGATCAGGCTAAATCAAACCAGCCATATTCAAAAATTGTTGAAAACGTCTTGCCTTGGTCTGCAGAAGAACCCAACCTCTATAAGGTCATCCTCGAAACGTTGGATTCGGATGACAATGTGCTTGAAGTTATTGGCTATCAAATCGGTTTCCGCACCATAGAAATTCACGATCAACAATTATGGCTCAACGGCAGGCCAATCCTCCTCAAAGGCGTTAACCGCCATGAATTTGACCCCGATACCGGCTGGACCGTCTCAGTTAAATCGATGGAGAAGGACGTGCGATTGATGAAGCAGGCCAACATCAACACAGTCCGCAATTCGCACTACCCCAACCATCCCTATTGGTACACCCTTTGTGACAAATACGGCCTTTACCTGGTGGATGAAGCAGATCTTGAGACGCATGGCTTCCAGATCACCGGAAATTGGGAGGAATTATCCAATAACGAGGACTGGCTCCCCGCTTACCTTGATCGGGCTGAGCGCATGGTTTCTCAAAATCGCAATCATCCCTCTGTCATCATTTGGTCTCTCGGTAATGAATCCGGCTGCGGTACCAACCATGAACGCATGGCTGCTTGGATCCGGGAGAACGACCCCACCCGTCCTATCCACTACGAAGGCGCGGGCGATGCTGACTTTGTGGATATGGTCAGCACCATGTATCCCACCGTCAAGTCCATCAGAAAAGCTGGAGAAAACAAAGGAGATGATCCTCGGCCCTATTTCATCTGCGAATATGCTCATGCTATGGGAAACGGCCCTGGCAGCCTGCGTGAATACTGGGAAACCATCCATGCTTATCCCAGGTTGATTGGCGGCTGCGTCTGGGACTGGGTGGATCAGGGGCTACGTAACCCTGACCAGGCCCCCGCTGAGGCTGACTTTCTCTATGGGGGCGATTTTGGCGATGTTCCCAATGATGGCAATTTCTGCATCAACGGGCTGGTTGATTCTGACCGTAACCCCCATCCCGGACTGGCAGAATTAAAATATTGGCTCCAACCAGTTAGCTTAGGTAATGTGAACCCTGATGATGGGACATTTACCATTGAAAACCACTATGCTTTCCTGTCACTGGAGCACCTGCGCGTGACTTACTCCCTTGAAACCCAGGACGAAATCCTTTTAGAAGGTGAGTTACCGTTGCCGAAAATTGCAGCAGGCGACTCTCAGCTTATCTCTCTGCCTGCGCTAAAGGCCCTGGCAGCGGATGGGAATCCTGGTATCCTAAACTTGTCGTTTTCTCTCGCAGAAGCTTGCTCCTGGGCGCCAAAAGGCCATATTATTGCTCGAACCCAGCATTTTCTCAATGAAAATTCACCTCAGCCAGCTGAAACCAATTCAGAAGCCACTTCTTTCGCTGTCTCATCTACCCTTGAATCCATCCAATTGAGCTCGCCATTGCAGGCCTTCACAGTGGATAAGGCAACCGGTTGGATCGGTTCCTGGGTGATTAACGGGAGTGAAATCCTGCTTTCACCTCTTCAACTGAATATTTGGCGGGCACCAACGGATAATGACGTGCAGGTCGCCAAAGAATGGATTCTGGATGGGCTGGATCGCACCCATTCGCGCCTGGACTCACTTTCGGTTGAAGAAATGCCCGAGGAAATCCGAATAATCACCAAAGGCACACTAGCTGCAGATGGTTTCAAGCCTCACAGTGCATACGAGGTTACCTATCACTTCAAAGCCGACGAAGCCCTTCAAATCGACCTTCATTTCACGTCCCTCAGGCTGCAAACCCGCCTGCCCCGGCTGGGATTTACAGCTCAACTTGCACACTCTTATGAAGACGTGACCTGGTTTGGGCGCGGTCCACACGAATCTTACCCGGACATGAAAGATTCAGCCCTCATTGGCCATTATTCAGTGAAAACCAAGGACCTTTTCCATTCCTATGTCCGCCCACAGGAAAATGGTAACCGGTCTGAGGTTAGATGGGTTCGTTTCGGCGGCAAGAGTGTGGAAGATATCCTCTTTATCGGAAAGCCAACATTGAATTTCAACGCTCAGTATGTCTCGCTTGAAAGCCTGCCCCGTGCCAACCACCCGTCAGAGCTTCACTGGGAAGAAGCGCCGCATATTTATATTGATGCTGCCCAGACCGGCCTTGGCAGCAATTCTTGTGGGCCGGACACATTAAGTAAATACCAATTTAATCCTGACGAGATGGTGTTTAGTTTTGTGGTTAGGATAAATAAAAATATATAA
- a CDS encoding SIS domain-containing protein, whose amino-acid sequence MDPISKLINRYPDLEKVQDEITRAADVLVQVYSDKGKVLVCGNGGSASDSEHIVGELMKAFSLDRPVPETFTQALEEKHPEDADYLADHLQGALPAISLVSQSALISAYANDVAPDMVYAQQVYGYGQAGDALIALSTSGNSMNVINAVKVASVMGVHTIGMTNSSGGKLALLCDVCIKVPRKDTPEVQELHLPIYHALCELLEEKFFG is encoded by the coding sequence ATGGACCCAATATCAAAATTGATCAATCGCTATCCGGATCTTGAAAAAGTTCAGGATGAAATAACCCGAGCTGCTGACGTATTAGTCCAGGTCTATTCGGATAAAGGGAAAGTGTTGGTGTGCGGTAATGGGGGGAGTGCTTCTGATAGTGAGCATATTGTTGGTGAGTTGATGAAGGCTTTTTCGTTGGATAGACCGGTTCCTGAAACTTTTACGCAGGCTCTTGAGGAAAAACATCCTGAAGATGCAGATTATTTGGCGGACCATCTTCAGGGTGCCTTGCCTGCCATTTCATTGGTCAGCCAGAGCGCATTGATTTCGGCCTATGCCAACGATGTCGCTCCTGATATGGTTTATGCGCAACAGGTTTATGGATATGGACAAGCGGGAGATGCTTTGATTGCCTTGAGCACTTCTGGCAACTCAATGAACGTGATTAATGCTGTAAAGGTAGCCTCCGTGATGGGAGTGCATACCATTGGAATGACAAATTCATCTGGCGGAAAATTGGCCTTGCTTTGCGATGTTTGCATAAAGGTGCCCAGAAAAGATACCCCTGAGGTTCAGGAACTCCATCTGCCGATCTATCATGCCTTATGTGAGTTGCTGGAAGAGAAATTTTTTGGTTAA